In the genome of Thunnus maccoyii chromosome 15, fThuMac1.1, whole genome shotgun sequence, one region contains:
- the trib1 gene encoding tribbles homolog 1 yields the protein MVNRSIRMNLQWSSPVPCIRTGRVAHKRLDSDDQPPAKCARLSAEAGDTQGLLGTSPGSPVSPLSNPIPATHQGPSRIGPFLLLPLADRESMHSAMNTDTGDELLCKVFDMGVYQEKIRAYGILPAHKNVAGIRDIILGERKAYVFLDKDFGDMHTLVKSCRRLDEEQACRLFRQVALAVAHCHQAGIVLGDLKLRKFVFADEKRTQVRLESLEDCRVLEDPSDDSMSDTHGCPAYVSPEILSGSAPYSGKLADMWSLGVMLYTMLVGRYPFHDPDPATLFSKIRRGQCCLPEGLSPKAKCLLQSLLRKEPCERLTATELLVHPWFHQPPSSQEVALGEQEVSSAEQMVPSFDVEEDDDLFC from the exons ATGGTGAATCGGTCTATCAGGATGAACTTGCAGTGGAGCAGCCCGGTACCCTGCATCCGCACCGGGAGAGTCGCGCACAAGCGGCTGGACTCAGACGATCAGCCGCCGGCTAAATGTGCCAGGCTTAGCGCCGAGGCGGGGGACACACAGGGACTCCTCGGCACCTCTCCAGGGTCTCCGGTCAGCCCGCTTTCAAACCCTATCCCGGCGACCCACCAGGGACCATCCAGGATAGGACCGTTTCTGCTTCTACCTCTGGCGGACCGGGAGAGTATGCACAGCGCGATGAACACCGACACTGGCGATGAGCTACTGTGCAAG GTCTTTGACATGGGGGTGTATCAGGAAAAGATCAGAGCCTACGGGATCCTACCAGCCCACAAGAATGTGGCCGGCATCAGGGACATCATCCTCGGCGAACGCAAGGCCTACGTGTTCCTGGACAAGGACTTTGGGGACATGCACACCTTGGTGAAGAGTTGTCGCAGGTTGGATGAGGAGCAGGCCTGCAGACTCTTCCGTCAGGTGGCACTGGCTGTGGCACACTGCCACCAGGCAGGCATCGTGCTGGGCGACCTCAAACTGCGCAAGTTTGTCTTCGCTGATGAGAAAAG GACACAGGTGAGACTAGAAAGCCTTGAGGATTGTCGCGTCCTAGAAGACCCAAGCGACGACTCCATGTCAGACACCCACGGCTGCCCTGCTTACGTCAGCCCAGAGATCCTCAGTGGCTCGGCGCCTTACTCCGGCAAGCTGGCCGACATGTGGAGCCTGGGGGTCATGCTGTACACCATGCTGGTTGGCCGTTACCCCTTCCATGACCCGGACCCGGCCACGCTGTTTTCCAAAATCCGCAGAGGCCAGTGCTGTTTGCCAGAGGGCTTGTCGCCCAAGGCCAAGTGTCTACTCCAGAGCCTGCTGAGGAAAGAACCCTGCGAGAGACTCACGGCGACTGAGCTGCTCGTTCACCCGTGGTTCCACCAGCCGCCGTCGTCGCAGGAAGTGGCGCTGGGTGAACAGGAAGTGAGCTCGGCAGAACAGATGGTGCCATCTTTTGACGTGGAAGAGGATGATGATCTGTTCTGCTGA